A section of the Acidobacterium capsulatum ATCC 51196 genome encodes:
- a CDS encoding S10 family peptidase: MFERSCAFRHSAIACAALMAACAAAPAAQAQQAPKAAAATHWAAPQVEPDSVTDGSVTVDGKTIQYEAVAGTLVVGSTDAQDVGIGLNGKYLPGAEPNLPANPADRPATARIYYAAYFMKNAPKNRPVTFLYNGGPGSSSMYLHMGAFGPERIVLPQDASHPAAAPYKIVPNQYSLLDASDLVFIDAPGTGFSRIYGKNAAKAFYGTDQDAHAFDRFIRRFLNKYNRWNSPKFLFGESYGTTRTAVLSNLLQHHFDLNGSIFLSQILNFDDSADGPEGNPGTENGYILALPSMAATAWYHHRIANAPATLLPWLTQVEHFALGPYASALLQGSDLPQSQKEAIAAKLASYTGLSAAYWLKANLRVSGGEFSHELQANDSITTGRLDTRYQGPALNPLSGSANYDPFDGALTSPYDSAVNQYTRDTLKYGLNQTYKPSAYGPDFDWDLRHNPPGERGWDASVNVMPDLANAMKRNPKLKVLLMGGYYDLGCTFFAAEYEDKHLQIPASLDSNISYHFFETGHMVYVTTSALKQLHQVAADFIRANENGNQ; encoded by the coding sequence ATGTTTGAGCGTTCCTGCGCTTTCCGGCACTCTGCCATCGCATGTGCCGCTTTGATGGCCGCATGCGCCGCCGCACCGGCGGCACAAGCGCAACAGGCACCCAAGGCCGCCGCGGCTACCCACTGGGCCGCTCCGCAGGTCGAACCGGATTCCGTCACCGACGGCTCGGTCACCGTGGACGGCAAGACCATTCAGTATGAGGCCGTCGCGGGCACTCTCGTCGTCGGCTCCACTGACGCACAGGATGTTGGCATTGGACTCAACGGCAAATATCTGCCTGGTGCCGAGCCGAATCTTCCCGCCAACCCGGCGGACCGTCCCGCCACGGCTCGCATCTACTACGCCGCTTACTTCATGAAGAACGCGCCAAAGAACCGCCCCGTTACATTCCTTTACAACGGCGGTCCCGGCAGCTCCAGCATGTATCTGCACATGGGTGCCTTTGGGCCAGAGCGCATTGTTCTTCCGCAGGACGCATCGCATCCCGCAGCCGCGCCCTATAAGATCGTGCCCAACCAATACAGCCTGCTTGATGCTTCTGACCTCGTCTTCATCGATGCTCCCGGTACTGGCTTCAGCCGCATCTATGGCAAAAATGCCGCCAAAGCCTTCTATGGCACTGATCAGGATGCGCACGCTTTCGACCGCTTCATCCGCCGATTCCTGAACAAATACAACCGCTGGAACTCGCCCAAGTTCCTCTTCGGAGAAAGCTACGGCACCACGCGCACCGCCGTGCTCTCCAACCTGCTGCAGCACCATTTTGACCTCAACGGCTCCATCTTCCTTTCGCAGATTCTCAACTTCGATGACAGTGCCGATGGCCCCGAGGGCAATCCTGGCACTGAGAATGGCTACATTCTCGCGCTGCCTTCCATGGCTGCCACCGCCTGGTATCACCACCGCATCGCCAACGCGCCAGCCACGCTCCTCCCGTGGCTCACGCAGGTGGAGCACTTCGCGCTCGGTCCCTACGCCTCCGCATTGTTGCAAGGCTCTGATCTGCCTCAGTCGCAAAAAGAAGCCATCGCAGCCAAGCTGGCCAGCTACACCGGCCTCTCTGCTGCCTACTGGCTCAAGGCCAACCTGCGCGTCAGCGGCGGCGAATTCTCACACGAACTGCAGGCGAATGACAGCATCACCACTGGCCGCCTTGACACCCGCTATCAGGGCCCCGCGCTCAATCCGCTCAGCGGCTCGGCAAACTACGATCCCTTTGATGGTGCGCTCACCTCGCCCTATGACAGTGCCGTCAACCAATACACGCGCGACACGCTCAAGTACGGTTTGAACCAGACCTACAAGCCCAGCGCCTACGGTCCTGATTTTGACTGGGACCTGCGCCACAATCCCCCGGGCGAGCGCGGCTGGGATGCCAGCGTCAACGTGATGCCCGATCTCGCCAACGCGATGAAGCGCAATCCCAAGCTCAAAGTGCTGCTCATGGGCGGCTACTATGATCTGGGCTGCACCTTCTTCGCCGCTGAATACGAAGATAAGCATCTCCAGATTCCTGCCTCGCTTGACTCCAACATCAGCTATCACTTCTTTGAGACCGGACACATGGTCTACGTG